A DNA window from Campylobacter anatolicus contains the following coding sequences:
- a CDS encoding class I SAM-dependent methyltransferase, with protein MDEIQKSYDELPYFSTAFFQCSPTRIEAIASFLSLTPPHSQNSRVLEIGCSYGGNLFPFAIANPNAKAVGIDLSKTQIDKAKELAKQMRVDNIKFIQKDICEVSQANVRELGEFDYIICHGVYSWVPDVVKDAILTSIKKLLSPNGIAYVSYNVYPGWKVKDIIRDFLTFGVSDIKGEVNKAAKARELLNFLVKYTKYCENTDDINKIFLNSQLLDMHVSDLLSKSDTYICHEFLEIFNDPIYFKDFATNLDKHGLSYLCETSLDDIFKADLGIDEFDKYINSTVSSRIDKEQMLDFMVNKQFRQSLIIHKELFNNESHIEIGANELAKLHLASQFKRTEDGYESFGLKMKPEYNWLYQVFNDVYPDSVNFADIAALLKDDENALKSAFMGLMEIVATGHVAISTKPLKTIKYEVGKSRLKQNFRGYFEYFSANEMPVISMANELNSIADFSTFDAFVALQFNGKNSLEAIEKQTGKFIKDRGLNLMENDKILKSHSKDDFKKMVKSYIDIIHTKLVNGYFLENI; from the coding sequence ATGGACGAAATCCAAAAAAGTTATGACGAGTTGCCCTACTTTTCGACAGCATTTTTTCAATGCTCACCAACTAGAATAGAAGCTATAGCTTCATTTTTATCGCTTACCCCCCCCCATAGCCAAAATTCACGAGTTTTGGAGATAGGCTGTAGCTATGGTGGGAATTTATTTCCTTTTGCGATAGCAAACCCAAATGCCAAAGCAGTCGGCATAGACCTAAGCAAAACGCAAATAGATAAGGCAAAAGAACTTGCAAAGCAAATGCGTGTGGATAACATTAAATTTATACAAAAAGACATATGTGAAGTAAGTCAAGCCAATGTGCGTGAGCTTGGCGAGTTTGACTACATCATATGCCACGGCGTTTATAGCTGGGTGCCTGATGTAGTTAAAGACGCGATATTAACAAGTATCAAAAAACTGCTAAGCCCAAACGGCATAGCCTACGTCTCATACAACGTCTATCCAGGTTGGAAAGTTAAAGACATCATACGAGATTTTTTAACATTTGGTGTTAGTGACATCAAAGGTGAAGTAAACAAAGCAGCAAAAGCAAGAGAGCTTTTAAATTTTTTAGTTAAATATACAAAATACTGCGAAAATACAGATGATATAAATAAAATTTTTCTAAACTCTCAGCTTTTAGATATGCATGTAAGTGATCTTTTAAGCAAAAGCGATACATATATATGTCATGAATTTTTAGAGATCTTTAACGATCCGATATACTTTAAAGATTTTGCCACAAATCTTGATAAACACGGACTTAGCTATCTGTGCGAAACCAGCCTTGATGATATATTTAAAGCCGATCTTGGTATAGACGAGTTTGACAAGTATATAAATTCGACGGTTAGCTCACGCATAGATAAGGAGCAAATGCTTGATTTTATGGTAAATAAGCAATTTAGACAAAGTCTGATAATACATAAAGAGCTATTTAACAATGAGTCACACATTGAGATAGGAGCAAACGAACTAGCAAAATTGCACTTAGCAAGTCAATTTAAACGCACAGAAGATGGATATGAGTCTTTTGGACTAAAAATGAAGCCTGAATACAACTGGCTTTATCAAGTCTTTAATGACGTATATCCGGATAGTGTAAATTTCGCCGATATAGCAGCCTTGCTAAAAGATGATGAAAACGCACTTAAATCAGCATTTATGGGCTTAATGGAGATAGTTGCAACAGGTCACGTTGCTATAAGCACAAAACCACTAAAAACTATAAAATACGAAGTCGGAAAGAGTAGATTAAAGCAAAATTTTAGAGGATATTTTGAGTATTTTTCAGCAAATGAAATGCCGGTGATTAGCATGGCAAACGAACTAAACAGTATTGCTGATTTCTCAACTTTTGACGCTTTTGTAGCACTTCAATTTAATGGCAAAAACTCACTTGAAGCTATAGAAAAACAGACTGGTAAATTTATAAAAGATCGTGGACTAAACCTTATGGAAAATGATAAAATTTTAAAATCACACTCAAAAGATGACTTTAAAAAGATGGTTAAAAGCTACATAGATATTATACATACAAAGCTTGTAAATGGCTATTTTTTAGAAAATATTTAG
- a CDS encoding DUF362 domain-containing protein: MAVKITDICISCGSCIDECPVEAIVDDSDNPTGADAYYVYADKCVECVGYNAEPACASACPTDGCIVWDAPFAGQPSRSEISADLRAGTTPVVA; this comes from the coding sequence ATGGCAGTAAAGATTACAGATATTTGCATTAGCTGTGGTTCATGTATAGATGAGTGTCCGGTGGAGGCTATCGTAGATGATAGTGATAACCCAACAGGTGCAGACGCATACTATGTTTATGCAGATAAATGCGTTGAGTGTGTAGGGTATAATGCAGAACCAGCCTGTGCATCAGCCTGTCCAACCGATGGCTGTATCGTCTGGGATGCTCCATTTGCTGGTCAACCATCACGTAGTGAGATCAGTGCTGACTTACGTGCTGGTACAACTCCAGTTGTGGCATAA
- the ndk gene encoding nucleoside-diphosphate kinase: MQRTLSIIKPDAVKKNVIGKIIDRFESNGLRIVAAKKIKLSKCDAKAFYAVHSERPFFNDLVDFMVSGPVVVMVLEGENAVAKNRDLMGATNPKEAAPGTIRSDFAESIDANAVHGSDSLENATNEINFFFAARELC; encoded by the coding sequence ATGCAAAGAACACTTTCTATTATAAAGCCTGATGCTGTTAAGAAAAATGTTATAGGCAAGATTATTGATAGATTTGAGAGCAATGGGCTTAGAATAGTCGCTGCTAAGAAAATCAAACTAAGTAAATGCGATGCAAAAGCGTTTTACGCAGTACATAGCGAGAGACCATTTTTTAATGATTTGGTTGATTTTATGGTTAGCGGACCGGTTGTGGTTATGGTGCTTGAGGGTGAAAACGCAGTAGCTAAAAACCGCGATCTAATGGGTGCGACTAATCCAAAAGAGGCTGCTCCTGGTACGATAAGATCGGACTTTGCGGAGAGTATAGATGCAAATGCAGTTCATGGCAGTGATAGTTTAGAAAATGCAACAAATGAGATAAATTTCTTCTTTGCAGCAAGAGAGCTTTGCTAA
- the rpmF gene encoding 50S ribosomal protein L32, giving the protein MAVPKRRVSHTRAAKRRTHYKVTLPVPVKDKDGSWKMPHRINKTTGEY; this is encoded by the coding sequence ATGGCAGTACCTAAACGAAGAGTGAGTCACACTCGTGCAGCAAAACGTAGAACACACTACAAAGTAACACTTCCTGTACCTGTTAAAGATAAAGACGGCTCGTGGAAGATGCCTCACCGCATAAACAAAACAACTGGTGAATACTAA
- the plsX gene encoding phosphate acyltransferase PlsX, whose product MIRIAIDAMGGDFGPEPIVAGVIEALEDVEFSAVLVGDSNVIKPLIPNNFLKHITFVEAAEVISMSDGATDALKRKESSIYKAVELVKDKEADAVVSAGHSGATMSLATLRIGRLKNVARPAIATLMPNSKDSTTLVLDVGANVDCKSEHLFQFAVMGEAYAKEILNRKNPRVGLLSNGEEKSKGNEISKEAYTLISKLDSFTGNAEGSQVFDGSVDVVVCDGFIGNILLKTSEGVADAITKIIKKQVKRSPLAIAGSVLMKKVFKTLKKQVSYDEYGGAPLLGVNGCVIISHGKSNAKAIKNAIFQAINFANSNINKVIEEELSHFAR is encoded by the coding sequence ATGATTCGCATTGCTATTGATGCTATGGGCGGGGACTTCGGTCCTGAGCCTATTGTTGCAGGTGTTATTGAGGCACTAGAAGATGTAGAATTTTCAGCTGTACTTGTTGGCGATAGCAATGTCATAAAACCACTCATACCAAACAACTTCCTAAAACACATCACATTTGTTGAAGCAGCTGAAGTTATCTCTATGTCAGATGGTGCAACTGACGCACTCAAACGCAAAGAAAGTAGTATATATAAAGCTGTAGAACTCGTAAAAGATAAAGAGGCTGACGCTGTGGTATCGGCCGGACACAGCGGTGCAACTATGAGCCTAGCTACTCTTCGTATCGGTAGACTTAAAAATGTCGCACGGCCCGCTATTGCCACACTAATGCCAAACTCAAAGGATAGCACAACACTTGTGCTGGATGTTGGGGCAAATGTTGATTGCAAGAGCGAACATCTATTTCAATTTGCAGTAATGGGCGAAGCCTATGCAAAAGAAATTTTAAACCGCAAAAACCCACGTGTCGGACTTTTATCAAATGGTGAGGAAAAAAGCAAAGGTAATGAGATAAGCAAAGAGGCTTATACACTCATATCAAAGTTAGATAGCTTTACTGGTAATGCGGAAGGTAGTCAGGTCTTTGATGGTAGCGTTGATGTCGTAGTTTGCGATGGCTTTATAGGTAATATCTTACTTAAAACAAGTGAAGGCGTAGCCGATGCTATAACTAAAATCATAAAAAAACAGGTTAAAAGATCGCCTCTTGCCATAGCTGGGTCTGTACTAATGAAAAAGGTTTTTAAAACACTTAAAAAGCAAGTTAGCTACGATGAATATGGCGGTGCTCCACTACTTGGTGTAAATGGTTGCGTTATTATTAGCCATGGTAAAAGTAATGCAAAAGCTATCAAAAACGCAATATTTCAAGCTATAAATTTTGCAAACTCAAATATAAATAAAGTAATAGAAGAAGAATTATCACATTTTGCAAGGTAA
- a CDS encoding beta-ketoacyl-ACP synthase III yields the protein MPKASLISIASYVPEKILTNFDLEKMVETSDEWIVKRTGIRQRHIATNEITSDLGTKAARLAIQRSGLKLSEIDAIICATISPDHLCMPSTACKIATNLGLNFGVTAFDISAACTGFIYLLELAKSLVESGAKKNVLIVGAEKLSSIVDYTDRSTCILFGDGAGAAVISISKSNEILDVHTASDGSQGKLLITPGCGSAYPASSETLLKRLNFIHMSGNEVFKIAVQTLTKSVVEILEHNGLSSSDIDFFIPHQANIRIIEAVKQRLSFTDEQCVLTVSKYGNTSSASIPMALNDAYESGRVKNGSMLLLDAFGGGFTWGSAILKFGGKNFSEL from the coding sequence ATGCCAAAAGCCTCTTTAATATCCATAGCATCGTATGTGCCAGAAAAAATTTTAACAAATTTTGATCTTGAAAAAATGGTAGAGACTAGCGATGAATGGATAGTTAAGCGAACCGGCATAAGACAAAGACACATAGCAACTAATGAGATTACTAGCGACCTTGGCACAAAGGCAGCTCGTCTAGCCATACAAAGATCAGGGCTAAAGCTAAGCGAGATAGACGCGATTATATGTGCGACTATATCACCAGATCATCTTTGTATGCCCTCGACTGCATGTAAAATCGCTACAAATTTAGGGCTAAATTTTGGCGTAACAGCATTTGATATAAGTGCTGCTTGCACTGGATTTATCTATCTTTTGGAGCTCGCAAAATCGCTAGTTGAAAGTGGTGCAAAGAAAAACGTGCTAATAGTTGGAGCCGAAAAACTTAGTAGCATAGTTGACTACACAGATAGAAGTACGTGTATATTATTTGGTGATGGTGCTGGGGCAGCGGTTATTAGCATAAGCAAGAGCAATGAAATTTTAGACGTACACACGGCTAGTGATGGCTCGCAGGGCAAACTACTCATAACACCAGGGTGCGGAAGTGCCTACCCTGCAAGTAGCGAAACACTATTAAAAAGGCTAAATTTTATACATATGTCTGGCAATGAAGTCTTTAAAATAGCCGTTCAGACACTAACAAAAAGCGTTGTAGAAATTTTAGAACACAATGGTCTTTCAAGTAGCGATATCGACTTTTTTATCCCACATCAGGCAAATATCCGTATCATAGAGGCGGTCAAACAAAGACTAAGCTTTACAGATGAGCAATGTGTGCTAACTGTGTCAAAATACGGAAACACAAGCTCAGCTTCAATACCTATGGCACTAAATGACGCTTATGAAAGCGGTCGTGTTAAAAATGGTTCTATGCTACTACTAGACGCATTTGGTGGTGGCTTTACTTGGGGTTCTGCTATACTTAAATTTGGTGGCAAAAACTTTAGTGAACTTTAA
- a CDS encoding peroxiredoxin: MLVTKKAPDFTAAAVLGDNQIVNDFNLYKNIGKNGAVVFFYPMDFTFVCPSEIIAFDKRYDEFKARGIEVIAVSCDNQFSHFAWKETPVNKGGIGKVRFPIVADMTKAIARGFDVLIEDAGVALRGSFLLDKDGTVRHAVINDLPLGRNIDEMVRMVDTMLFTNEHGEVCPAGWNKGDAGMKASTAGVADYLSHNADKL, encoded by the coding sequence ATGTTAGTAACAAAAAAAGCACCTGATTTTACAGCTGCAGCAGTTTTAGGAGATAATCAAATCGTAAATGATTTTAACCTTTATAAAAATATAGGTAAAAACGGAGCGGTAGTATTTTTCTATCCAATGGACTTCACATTTGTTTGCCCTAGTGAGATCATCGCATTTGATAAAAGATATGATGAGTTTAAAGCTCGTGGTATAGAGGTTATCGCAGTTTCTTGCGACAATCAATTCTCACACTTTGCATGGAAAGAAACACCTGTAAATAAAGGTGGTATAGGCAAGGTTCGCTTCCCAATAGTTGCTGATATGACAAAAGCTATCGCACGTGGTTTTGATGTACTTATAGAAGATGCTGGTGTCGCACTTCGTGGCTCATTCTTGCTTGATAAAGATGGCACAGTCCGCCACGCAGTCATCAACGACCTACCACTTGGTAGAAATATAGACGAAATGGTAAGAATGGTTGACACTATGCTATTTACAAATGAACACGGCGAGGTTTGTCCTGCTGGTTGGAACAAGGGCGATGCAGGTATGAAGGCTAGCACTGCTGGTGTTGCTGATTATCTTTCACATAACGCTGATAAACTATAA
- a CDS encoding HAL/PAL/TAL family ammonia-lyase, with protein sequence MKGFKFLSLVAILALNLNASDIILDGTSITPNDILKISNGAKVKISDSAIKKVKQAHEVLINAAKDGQKIYGLTAGVGLNKDKNFVDVKGNLDAEVIKASTEFNKGLIHAHCGGVGEEMPLKTARAVLATRLNNMLFSGAGVQSEVINLYKEFINQDIIPVMPSGGSMGEADITILGHVGLAMLGEGEVYYKGKKMRADEALKKANLKQLSPFGKDSLSILSSNSYSAALASLALEDLKQVFKLSKLVFALSIEAFNGNVAPFTKEASELRPFADFVSVTAQIREILKDSYLWDQDGQRALQDPLSYRDASYFFAALKSSIDTLDNLMKTQLNSSDDNPGIYLGKKPQNAKFQESKLFTNGGAVVPTSNFEPLLWVVEFEKASIVLAHNSKASALRTIKLSNDGFTKLSRFLGTQNTIHAFGAMQKPFVSLAGENEFLANPASLDYTPVAGEIEDVATNAPFVIQKFQKQIENFYYILGMELMHAAQAIDLRMQKEPNLKLSKATKELYEKYRNVVKFLEIDRPLTNDFKNSAKFLKEYN encoded by the coding sequence ATGAAAGGTTTTAAATTCCTATCCTTGGTCGCTATTTTAGCACTTAACTTAAATGCTTCTGATATCATTTTGGATGGCACAAGCATAACTCCAAATGATATTTTAAAAATTTCAAATGGAGCTAAAGTTAAAATTAGTGATAGTGCAATAAAAAAGGTAAAACAGGCTCATGAAGTGCTGATAAACGCAGCAAAAGACGGACAAAAAATTTATGGCTTAACAGCTGGTGTTGGTCTAAATAAAGACAAAAATTTCGTAGATGTTAAAGGAAATTTAGACGCTGAAGTTATTAAAGCCTCTACTGAATTTAATAAAGGTCTTATCCATGCACACTGTGGTGGCGTTGGCGAAGAGATGCCTTTAAAAACGGCTCGTGCAGTTTTGGCAACAAGACTAAATAATATGCTGTTTTCAGGAGCTGGGGTTCAAAGCGAAGTTATAAATTTATATAAAGAATTTATAAATCAAGACATAATCCCTGTAATGCCAAGTGGTGGCTCTATGGGAGAAGCTGACATTACTATATTAGGGCACGTAGGACTTGCCATGCTTGGAGAGGGAGAAGTATATTATAAGGGTAAAAAAATGAGAGCTGATGAGGCTTTAAAAAAGGCGAATCTAAAACAACTTTCTCCTTTCGGTAAAGATAGTCTTAGCATTTTAAGCTCAAATTCATATTCAGCAGCACTTGCAAGTCTTGCGTTGGAAGATTTAAAACAGGTGTTTAAACTATCAAAACTAGTCTTTGCATTAAGCATTGAGGCATTTAATGGCAATGTCGCACCATTTACAAAAGAGGCTAGCGAACTTAGACCTTTTGCAGATTTTGTATCGGTAACAGCACAAATAAGGGAAATTTTAAAAGATAGCTATCTATGGGATCAAGACGGGCAAAGAGCTCTGCAAGACCCGCTAAGTTACCGCGACGCTTCTTACTTTTTTGCAGCATTAAAATCAAGCATTGATACACTTGATAATTTAATGAAAACTCAACTTAACTCATCAGATGATAATCCAGGAATTTATCTTGGTAAAAAGCCACAAAATGCTAAATTTCAAGAAAGCAAGCTATTTACAAATGGCGGTGCAGTAGTACCAACTTCAAATTTTGAGCCACTTTTATGGGTTGTCGAGTTTGAAAAAGCATCAATTGTCTTAGCACATAATTCAAAAGCGTCTGCATTAAGAACTATAAAATTATCAAATGATGGCTTTACAAAACTTAGTAGATTTTTAGGCACACAAAACACAATCCATGCATTTGGGGCTATGCAAAAACCGTTTGTATCACTTGCTGGAGAGAATGAATTTTTAGCAAATCCAGCCTCACTTGATTACACTCCAGTTGCTGGAGAGATAGAAGATGTGGCTACAAACGCACCGTTTGTTATACAAAAATTTCAAAAGCAAATTGAAAATTTCTACTATATATTAGGAATGGAGCTAATGCATGCAGCTCAAGCTATAGACTTACGAATGCAAAAAGAGCCGAATCTAAAACTATCAAAAGCCACAAAGGAGCTTTACGAAAAGTATAGAAATGTAGTTAAATTTTTAGAAATAGACAGGCCGCTTACAAATGACTTTAAAAACTCAGCTAAATTTTTAAAAGAGTATAACTAG
- a CDS encoding Opr family porin encodes MKKSLILLSTLYCVAFASSDTLEDAFKNGKFSGDISTFFEGRHINSGEKNRYYNNTSWAVGSIGLKYETDFYKNFKAVVGFRGTAPIYEGDKKFITGHGSGDSTQRIYEDDRYLISNLYLEYNANDTNVKIGRQEMITDWIGKINDGVRITNNSISNLTIDAIWTRAKGRAYLKEMWGFKKINDNKGMFSLGATYKFDNGFGLKTYGLYADDIFSGVGGKIIYDDMINDELGVGTTLHYARSNEKTIDNDGSMFEGLAYAKYNENKLTLGYVKTGKKIGWGSLNLNGDQIVPFEEGDVMYERDVKTLYAMFSTQIQKLSLTALYGTTSYKLKGGDDTNYRQNELSVWASYPIMKNLNAFIIYDQVFKKQVSYPSLTQLGAGISYIF; translated from the coding sequence ATGAAAAAGAGCTTAATATTATTAAGTACACTTTATTGTGTAGCTTTTGCGAGTAGTGATACGCTTGAAGATGCATTTAAAAATGGTAAATTTAGCGGAGATATCTCTACTTTTTTTGAGGGACGCCATATAAATAGTGGTGAAAAAAATAGATATTATAACAACACATCTTGGGCTGTTGGTTCAATAGGTTTAAAATACGAAACTGACTTTTATAAAAATTTTAAAGCAGTCGTTGGCTTTAGGGGAACAGCACCAATTTATGAAGGTGATAAAAAATTTATAACAGGTCATGGAAGCGGGGATTCTACTCAGAGAATTTATGAAGATGATAGATATTTAATATCAAATTTATATCTTGAATATAACGCAAATGATACAAATGTAAAAATAGGTCGTCAGGAGATGATAACTGACTGGATAGGGAAAATAAACGATGGCGTTAGGATTACAAACAACTCTATATCAAATTTAACAATAGATGCGATATGGACACGTGCAAAAGGTAGAGCTTATCTAAAAGAGATGTGGGGGTTTAAAAAGATAAATGACAACAAAGGTATGTTTAGCTTAGGTGCTACATACAAATTTGATAATGGTTTTGGCTTAAAAACTTATGGGTTATATGCTGATGATATATTTTCTGGAGTTGGTGGCAAGATCATTTATGATGATATGATAAATGATGAGCTAGGCGTTGGCACAACGCTTCATTATGCTAGAAGTAACGAGAAAACCATAGATAACGATGGAAGTATGTTCGAAGGTCTAGCATATGCAAAATACAATGAAAATAAACTAACTTTAGGATATGTTAAAACCGGCAAAAAGATAGGCTGGGGAAGTTTAAATTTAAATGGCGATCAAATAGTGCCTTTTGAAGAGGGCGATGTAATGTATGAAAGAGATGTAAAAACGCTTTATGCAATGTTTTCAACACAGATACAAAAGCTATCACTTACTGCACTTTATGGTACTACAAGCTATAAATTAAAAGGTGGCGATGATACAAATTACAGACAAAATGAGCTTAGTGTATGGGCTAGCTATCCGATAATGAAAAATTTAAATGCTTTTATCATATACGATCAAGTGTTTAAAAAACAGGTCAGCTACCCAAGCTTAACTCAGCTTGGTGCTGGAATTAGCTATATTTTTTAA
- a CDS encoding flavocytochrome c, whose product MSSRRDFLNSVVLLGAATLANADTFINNSIKWDEEWDVLVVGSGFAGSAATCQALDEGAKTLMIEKMPVLGGNSAINGGAFAVVNSSFQKDRNIKDSYELYVKDILKAGLNLNRMDLVEVIAKNGNDAYEWTLQKGVYYRNALGQFGGHSVPRTIWPEINSGGKITIPLQEYAMKNGATIRTRVILDDFIRNENGDIIGAKVRENYDFEFDPLKDESENKSGVTKFYKINGGIVMATGGFAYDINFRQSIDPSLSADLDCTNHYGATAQALKVMMKHKAQTVDLEWIQLGPWGSPDEKGFGISPVFAIPAFSYGIMVDARTGKRFVNELADRKIRSDAILKIHKNPDGSITHPIVICDSIGAQGTTKANVERGIHKKVIRVFDTIKELAKFYDIPYERLQKSVYDYTRYARAGKDDEFDKPFFKFKDIIPDLTKPPFYAWRAIPKVHHTMGGVKIDTEARVYDTDNKPINGLFAAGESVGGPHGASRLGSCAIPDCLVFGRIAGKNAANLAKKDKRC is encoded by the coding sequence ATGTCTAGTAGAAGAGATTTTTTAAATAGCGTAGTGTTGCTAGGAGCAGCAACACTTGCTAATGCTGACACTTTTATTAATAATAGCATAAAATGGGACGAGGAGTGGGATGTGCTTGTGGTTGGATCTGGCTTTGCTGGATCTGCCGCTACCTGTCAAGCACTTGATGAAGGTGCAAAAACACTTATGATAGAAAAAATGCCAGTCCTTGGTGGAAATTCGGCTATAAATGGCGGTGCATTCGCTGTTGTAAATTCTAGTTTTCAAAAAGATAGAAACATAAAGGACTCTTACGAACTTTATGTTAAAGATATTTTAAAAGCTGGGCTTAATCTAAATAGAATGGATCTTGTTGAAGTTATAGCCAAAAACGGCAACGATGCTTATGAGTGGACGCTTCAAAAGGGCGTTTATTACAGAAATGCTCTTGGTCAATTTGGCGGACACAGTGTTCCGCGAACAATTTGGCCAGAGATTAACTCAGGTGGAAAAATAACTATACCTTTGCAAGAATATGCTATGAAAAATGGTGCAACTATACGCACTAGAGTTATCTTAGATGATTTTATCCGTAATGAAAATGGTGATATTATTGGAGCAAAAGTTAGAGAAAACTATGACTTTGAGTTTGATCCATTAAAAGATGAGAGTGAGAATAAAAGTGGAGTTACTAAATTTTATAAGATAAACGGCGGTATTGTTATGGCAACTGGTGGCTTTGCTTATGATATAAATTTTAGACAAAGCATAGATCCTAGCCTAAGTGCAGATCTAGACTGCACAAATCACTACGGTGCAACGGCTCAAGCGTTAAAAGTAATGATGAAACATAAAGCACAAACCGTTGATTTAGAATGGATACAGCTTGGACCATGGGGAAGCCCTGATGAGAAAGGCTTTGGCATATCTCCGGTATTTGCGATACCTGCTTTCTCATATGGCATAATGGTAGATGCAAGAACTGGAAAGCGTTTTGTTAATGAGTTAGCAGATAGAAAAATACGCTCAGATGCTATTTTAAAAATTCATAAAAATCCAGATGGAAGTATAACGCACCCTATTGTAATATGCGATAGCATAGGTGCACAAGGCACTACAAAGGCAAACGTTGAGCGAGGCATACATAAAAAAGTTATAAGAGTTTTTGATACTATTAAAGAACTTGCTAAATTTTACGACATACCTTATGAAAGATTGCAAAAAAGCGTATATGATTATACAAGATATGCAAGAGCTGGCAAAGATGATGAGTTTGATAAGCCATTTTTTAAATTTAAAGATATCATTCCTGATCTAACAAAGCCACCATTTTACGCTTGGAGAGCTATTCCAAAAGTTCATCACACAATGGGAGGAGTTAAAATAGACACTGAAGCTAGAGTTTATGACACTGATAATAAGCCTATAAATGGGTTGTTTGCTGCAGGAGAGTCTGTTGGCGGACCACATGGGGCTAGCAGACTTGGAAGCTGTGCGATACCAGATTGTTTAGTATTTGGTAGGATTGCTGGTAAAAATGCTGCAAATTTAGCAAAAAAGGATAAAAGATGCTAA
- a CDS encoding cytochrome c3 family protein, with protein MLNIIKVFLISLFIFCANLNALESNKFTKENYPFKAHDKLHFECKNCHKQSDPNDYKALSTNECLSCHKSYEMLAERSGHLGYDDNIHASPHYPKMDCNLCHSTHKTSKNYCVMCHSQDSMKNLLVP; from the coding sequence ATGCTAAATATCATTAAAGTATTTTTAATATCTTTATTTATCTTTTGTGCGAATTTAAATGCATTAGAATCTAATAAATTTACAAAAGAAAACTACCCATTTAAGGCACATGATAAATTACATTTTGAGTGCAAAAACTGCCATAAGCAAAGCGACCCTAATGATTACAAAGCTTTAAGTACAAATGAGTGTTTGAGTTGTCACAAAAGTTATGAAATGCTTGCTGAAAGAAGTGGCCACCTAGGCTATGATGATAACATACATGCAAGCCCACACTATCCAAAAATGGATTGTAATCTATGCCATAGCACACATAAAACATCTAAAAATTACTGCGTTATGTGTCATTCACAAGACAGTATGAAAAATTTATTAGTGCCTTAA
- a CDS encoding cytochrome c3 family protein — MKKTLLKICFLLVFAFIVFFGGNTLIHSTGDDKFCVSCHEWMDPFVKTYQKSTHGGTNKIGFKAKCVDCHLPHDSYIKYVFQKALNGASEVTHMAFNDAKDANWQENRKNRDKFVYNSGCLSCHKTILDINSTNKNIDDMHKIYIDFKDSKTDKVSCVSCHKNVGHKELGKTLYEIKNPPVGEW; from the coding sequence ATGAAAAAAACACTTTTAAAAATTTGTTTTCTATTAGTATTTGCTTTTATTGTATTTTTTGGAGGAAATACTTTAATACATTCAACCGGAGATGATAAATTTTGCGTAAGCTGCCATGAGTGGATGGATCCTTTTGTTAAAACCTATCAAAAAAGCACTCATGGTGGAACAAATAAGATAGGCTTTAAAGCTAAGTGTGTAGATTGCCATCTTCCACATGATAGCTATATAAAATATGTATTTCAAAAAGCACTAAATGGTGCTAGTGAAGTTACTCATATGGCATTTAACGACGCAAAAGATGCAAATTGGCAAGAAAATAGAAAAAATAGGGACAAATTTGTCTATAATAGTGGCTGTTTAAGCTGTCATAAAACTATTTTAGATATAAATAGCACAAATAAAAATATAGATGATATGCATAAAATTTATATTGATTTTAAAGATAGTAAAACTGACAAAGTAAGTTGTGTAAGCTGCCATAAAAATGTAGGACATAAAGAGCTTGGCAAAACACTTTATGAGATAAAAAATCCACCTGTTGGAGAGTGGTAG